One part of the Vitis riparia cultivar Riparia Gloire de Montpellier isolate 1030 chromosome 8, EGFV_Vit.rip_1.0, whole genome shotgun sequence genome encodes these proteins:
- the LOC117921308 gene encoding uncharacterized protein LOC117921308, translating into MGLGISPSLLMLVAFFWLPWLSDVGAQSTGSARALDALLQDYAYQAFKALNKPKTGIPYDGAVPLNLTGIGISALRLRSGSLRSRGVTMYKEFEIPKGVVVTPYVERLIFVYQNLGNLSSVYYPLPGYAYLAPVLGLLPYDASNLSATNLSELHINASDKPISIKFQGVSSVPAGSVAKCVWFDLDGFPNFSNAVSGNICSTAQQGHFGIVVESNAPAPSPSPSVVPRPSGGEKGGTSKVWIIVGSVVGGLALLVLLAFLVLWLRKYKRRKKMQQMEKAAEVGEALRMTSVGNTKAPAAMVTRTQPIIENEYMP; encoded by the coding sequence ATGGGGCTGGGGATTTCTCCAAGTCTCTTGATGCTTGTGGCTTTCTTCTGGTTGCCATGGTTGTCAGATGTCGGAGCTCAGTCTACTGGCTCTGCACGGGCCTTGGATGCCCTCCTCCAAGACTACGCATACCAGGCTTTTAAGGCTCTTAACAAGCCTAAAACCGGGATCCCATACGATGGTGCTGTTCCCCTGAATTTAACCGGAATTGGCATTTCTGCATTGAGGTTGAGGAGTGGTAGTTTGAGAAGTAGAGGTGTTACGATGTACAAAGAGTTTGAGATTCCCAAAGGAGTTGTTGTTACCCCCTATGTGGAGAGGCTAATTTTTGTGTACCAAAACTTAGGCAACTTGTCTTCGGTGTATTATCCGTTACCTGGCTATGCCTATTTGGCTCCTGTATTAGGTCTTCTTCCGTATGATGCTTCGAATTTATCAGCCACGAATTTGTCAGAATTGCATATCAATGCATCTGACAAACCGATATCAATCAAGTTCCAGGGTGTGTCATCAGTGCCTGCTGGTTCAGTTGCAAAGTgtgtttggtttgatttggaTGGTTTCCCTAATTTTAGCAATGCAGTGTCGGGAAACATATGTTCGACGGCACAGCAGGGTCATTTTGGTATTGTGGTTGAGTCCAATGCACCAGCACCTTCCCCGTCACCAAGTGTTGTTCCTAGACCGAGTGGTGGAGAAAAGGGGGGAACTTCAAAGGTCTGGATAATTGTTGGTTCTGTGGTTGGTGGATTGGCATTGTTGGTTTTGTTGGCGTTCTTGGTATTGTGGCTGCGGAAGTACAAGCGTAGGAAGAAAATGCAGCAGATGGAGAAGGCGGCAGAGGTGGGGGAAGCCTTGCGGATGACCTCTGTTGGGAACACCAAAGCGCCAGCTGCAATGGTGACCCGAACGCAACCCATCATTGAGAATGAATACATGCCATGA